In Paenibacillus sp. FSL M7-0420, a single genomic region encodes these proteins:
- a CDS encoding CtsR family transcriptional regulator, with amino-acid sequence MRNISDIIEQYLKNILHESPEGTVEIQRNDLADQFSCVPSQINYVISTRFTLEKGYVVESKRGGGGYIRIQRYELPQNVALYAHLNSTIGNDIDQNSAEGLIYQLEEARFLSKREACLMRSAVSRECLTVNLPYRDEIRAKLMKAMLISLLGK; translated from the coding sequence ATGCGTAATATCTCCGATATTATTGAACAATATCTGAAGAATATTTTGCATGAAAGTCCCGAAGGTACGGTGGAAATTCAGCGCAACGATCTGGCGGACCAGTTCTCCTGTGTCCCGTCACAGATCAATTACGTCATCAGTACACGGTTCACATTGGAAAAGGGATATGTGGTGGAGAGCAAACGCGGCGGCGGCGGATATATCCGCATTCAACGCTATGAGCTGCCTCAGAATGTGGCCTTATACGCACATCTGAACTCCACGATAGGGAATGATATTGATCAGAATTCTGCCGAAGGGCTGATTTATCAGCTGGAGGAGGCCCGTTTCCTCTCCAAACGTGAAGCGTGTCTGATGCGGTCTGCGGTTTCCCGGGAATGCCTGACGGTTAATCTGCCGTACCGGGATGAGATTCGTGCCAAGCTTATGAAGGCTATGCTAATCTCTTTATTGGGCAAATAA